The Drosophila biarmipes strain raj3 chromosome X, RU_DBia_V1.1, whole genome shotgun sequence genome includes the window TTGGAAGTACAATAAGAAGTAGATGAAACCAAAACTCCTGGAAAGTTGTTGTCCTACTAGAAGTATCTATCGCCCACAGGATCTTATAAAACTTACTTCCcaaaaaatagagaaaaaaaCGTAATTTGATTGAgaagatataaaataataagattCGAAAGAAGTAGTAGAAGGCAAGGCTTCTCCAACTAGGTTTTCAACCCTACCAATAGCCTATAGGGTACAAATATCATGAAAAAACCCTgaaatttgattgaaaatatataaaataataaggcTTTAAAGAAGTAGTAACACGAGGCTTCTCCAACTAAGTCCCCAACACTTAGGCTAGGTACACCCACCCCGGCCCACCCCATCGATAAGGATTCTCCACTTACTTGTTGCCGCTGTACAGGCAGATTGTGGCTGGGACCTTGGTGTTCGGCTCCAGTTTGGCCACCTGCTCGCATATGGCCATTCCGATGCCGGATACGTTGGGGTCAATGTCTCCCTTGGCTGGAATGGAAGCGTCCATTGGCATTATGGTATTCGATTAATCAGACTCAGGAGCCGATAATACTCACTGCCCAGACACAAGCCCTGCCGATTCGCCAGCAGAGCACCCACCGTGTCCTGACGCGCGGCGCTGCAAAGAGGTAAAATTCGCTATTAGCTGAGGTCTTCGGACTCCCACATGATACCCACATGTCCGCCAAGACCTCCTCCAGTTGCTGTTCCATGGGCGAGGCTTTTAATTCGCAACTTAGAACTCGAAGTGCAGtgaaaaaaacaaagcaagaAGAAAATAACCAAAACAATGGCCAGTGTGACCGGAGGCGGCTAAGATCAGAAATACCAAAAGGTCCAACGCAAAAAATACCAAGTACAGTGGGCATGATGTTGTAAAAatcagtaaatattttaaaaacgtcCAATTGTATACTTTTTAAGCACAAATAACTTGTATCGAATACACTAAAGCATCTCAGCAAATCATTAACAACACAACCTCTTCTGTTATCAGTATTTGTATGTATGTGTATTGTGTATAGTTTATTCATAGCATTCAACATAAAAAATACTCCAAATGAAAAAGGATGCGACGAAGCGCAGGAAACAAAACACTTTACAATCGCCAATTACAACTAATTgcctttaatttattatatgcCGTTATACGCAGCGCTTGGAGTGCACaaaattagttaaattaattggtttttatgATTTTCAGCAATTGCTTTTTTTTGAATTACTCGCTCTGAGAAGATGTTAGCTCCAAAAATATCCAAAGTTtgaaacatataaaaataatctttaacATGCTGCAGCGTTTGTATCAATCGTATGGGATCGCATGGAGTCGCCCCCGGAAAAATAATGGATTTATAGGTATATTTATGTACTACttaggtgggcgtggccagcgGCGCGGCCTACACGATCTCGTACTTTTCCACGAACAGTATGGATTCGCTCGAATACTTGACCGCCGCCTCGCTTTCCACCTGCACCACTTCCTGGGCGACGACGCCCGCGTACGTCGTTTTCGAGACGAAGGACACCTGCAAGGGGAAAAAGTCGCCCGGAATGGAAGCACTGCAGCTGAACTCCATGGAGCCGGACTTGTTGGCGGAATCGATGACGGGGATTAGCCACTGGATCACATGCTTGCGTGCATTGTAGTTGTAGGTTCCGTCGTACTCGGCTACCGTGGGCTGAACATTCATCCTGTGAAGTAGCGAAACGAACGAGTTATCCCTTGAGGACAATTAGCGGCCATCTACTCACGGCAAGGGGATGGTAAAGGACACGTCCTGCAATTCCAGCTGCTGCGCCTCCAGCTCGTACTCGATGTTTACATCGCACCCGCCCTCTCCATTGTCCGATGGCCAGCAGTTAACTGGAAAAGAGCGAGAGGTACAAGTGCGTGAGAAACTGTGAGACAAAGTGCGGTCCAGGCAGACATACTGGTTAGCGGAATGGCCGACTCGTCCTGCGAGACGAAGCGCCACTTAAGCACACCCACGTCGGTGTTGAGGGGGAACGGCTTGCCCAGGTTCTTCAGACCAATGGTGGTGCGCGACTTGAATAGCTCCTTGTCCACGTTGGGGTGGGTCTGCAGCTGCAGGCCCTGTATGTAGTTGGGGGACAGCTTCAGCAAGATGCGGCCGTAGGCTTCGTCCGCGATGCGCAATGTCAGCAGGCCGGAGTTCTCGAACTGCTGCACTCCGCCATCGCGTCCCAGACGCACCACCAGCTTGTCCTCGATCTTCAGATGCACACTGGTAACAAAGGGTTATGCATTAGATAAAGGACTGGCAAATCAAGGGAAAACCTCTTACCTCTCCTTGTGGATATCCGCCGAAATAGCTGCCTTGGCTACTGCACTGGCGCTGGCTGCAGCACTGGAACTTCCTGCGGGCGCCGCAGGTGCCAGATTGGCAATCTTCTCGCCCTCGCTCTTCAGCTGATCCACAAAACTGTCCACGTCCTTTGACTTGCCGCCCAGCTTGAGGGCATTGCGCGATGTTGGTTTACTACTGATGAAAGAGCCACGATTAACCGAGAAacaagataaaattaaaagcgaCTTACGCAGCCGCCTTGGATTTGGTGTCCACGTCGATGGAGGTTATGCCGATGTTGGCACTGGAGGAGCCAGAGCTGCTGCTAACGCCACTGCTGCCGAAGCTGTCGGCGCTGAAACCGCCGCTGCGTCCGCCCATGCCGCTTAGGGATGGACCGCCCCGCTTGCTGGCCTCCATGCGCTG containing:
- the LOC108023747 gene encoding uncharacterized protein LOC108023747 — protein: MEQQLEEVLADIAARQDTVGALLANRQGLCLGTKGDIDPNVSGIGMAICEQVAKLEPNTKVPATICLYSGNKRCVIQKDGEITGVIFKQQTAASATAASN
- the LOC108023700 gene encoding coatomer subunit delta isoform X2, with product MVLIAAAVCTKNGKVILSRQFVEMTKARIEGLLAAFPKLMTAGKQHTYVETDSVRYVYQPMEKLYMLLITTKASNILEDLETLRIFSKVIPEYSHSLDEKEIGENAFSLIFAFDEIVALGYRESVNLAQIKTFVEMDSHEEKVYQAVRQTQEREARQKMREKAKELQRQRMEASKRGGPSLSGMGGRSGGFSADSFGSSGVSSSSGSSSANIGITSIDVDTKSKAAAKPTSRNALKLGGKSKDVDSFVDQLKSEGEKIANLAPAAPAGSSSAAASASAVAKAAISADIHKESVHLKIEDKLVVRLGRDGGVQQFENSGLLTLRIADEAYGRILLKLSPNYIQGLQLQTHPNVDKELFKSRTTIGLKNLGKPFPLNTDVGVLKWRFVSQDESAIPLTINCWPSDNGEGGCDVNIEYELEAQQLELQDVSFTIPLPMNVQPTVAEYDGTYNYNARKHVIQWLIPVIDSANKSGSMEFSCSASIPGDFFPLQVSFVSKTTYAGVVAQEVVQVESEAAVKYSSESILFVEKYEIV
- the LOC108023700 gene encoding coatomer subunit delta isoform X1, which produces MVLIAAAVCTKNGKVILSRQFVEMTKARIEGLLAAFPKLMTAGKQHTYVETDSVRYVYQPMEKLYMLLITTKASNILEDLETLRIFSKVIPEYSHSLDEKEIGENAFSLIFAFDEIVALGYRESVNLAQIKTFVEMDSHEEKVYQAVRQTQEREARQKMREKAKELQRQRMEASKRGGPSLSGMGGRSGGFSADSFGSSGVSSSSGSSSANIGITSIDVDTKSKAAASKPTSRNALKLGGKSKDVDSFVDQLKSEGEKIANLAPAAPAGSSSAAASASAVAKAAISADIHKESVHLKIEDKLVVRLGRDGGVQQFENSGLLTLRIADEAYGRILLKLSPNYIQGLQLQTHPNVDKELFKSRTTIGLKNLGKPFPLNTDVGVLKWRFVSQDESAIPLTINCWPSDNGEGGCDVNIEYELEAQQLELQDVSFTIPLPMNVQPTVAEYDGTYNYNARKHVIQWLIPVIDSANKSGSMEFSCSASIPGDFFPLQVSFVSKTTYAGVVAQEVVQVESEAAVKYSSESILFVEKYEIV